Genomic window (Grus americana isolate bGruAme1 chromosome 25, bGruAme1.mat, whole genome shotgun sequence):
caaaaaaaaaccaacccacaaagCTTCCAAGCTGCTCATGGAAAGTCAGTGAAGCAATTACATTAATGACTATGAATGGGGCTAAAAACAATCTTGGATGAAAATGAGTGAGGGGCCGAATGAAGCAACCGATTCATAGCCTGGCTCCCGCATCCAGGAATATTTCCAGTAAGCAAAGGCCTTGTTTTAGGGACTGTCTCATCCCCCATTTGTGCTTGGTGGGACTCTATTTCCACTCTGCTGGGTCCGGTGTCTCATCAAAATGCCTTCATAAATGGAGCAAACAAGGGCTGTATATGGCAGGGAAACAGTCAATTAACACGATCTGAGTTCTTTTAGGGGCAGAGTTAATCAAGCATTCAGCGTTTTGTCATTCTTGTCTTTCTTTCCTGGGAAAATCCTATTAGTATAAAATCACTTAATTGGGCACTTCAAAGAGCTGATGGGAAAACAGTCTTCGCTGGGATATAAACGCCATTCAGCCGAACACTGGGTTCATTTAGACTTTTGCTGGAGCGTGAGTGTTTCATTAAGAGCCTTCACGTTTcccacttaaaagaaaaaagcttgttAGTagagataataataaaaaaaaatcttggagaTTTGAATCCTGCTGAAGAGGGTTTTTACTGCCTGAATATGTGGAGCTTTCTTTCGGGGCTTTGTCCCCAGCAGAGCCACTTACACCTATAGTGAGTGCCTGTCGATCTGCTTTCCCGAGCCGAGTGATTTCACACCTGCCTGGGGTGTTCTTGCGAGTAACGGCTGTTGGAGGAGGGAAAGAGTCACCCCTGTGCCCCGTGGGAGGTGGGGGACAGCCCCGGGGCTGACCTTCGGGGTGCAGGATGGTGCATTTTGCAGGACTGAACCCCAAATGCCGTGTGCTCGTCCCCACTCTCCATGCTGGGGTGGACGTCCTGTGTTAGTTCCCCCATTCTCAGGTTATTTCCCTGGGCAGAAATTCAGGTTTTTGCAGAGCTTATGTTTATCCCCCCTTGGAAAATAACAGTGTGCCCTGATCTGTCATTGCTGACTCCATCCCTGAAGGATGCtcatctgtcttttctgtttcttcccccTACATTGGTTGATCTAACAGGATTATTATTACATTatcacccccccccaaaaaaaaaaccccacttcaCTTAGACCTTTGACCACCAAACCTCCAAACCATCCTTGCTGCTGGGTGAGGAACCACAAGGATCTCTTCATTTCTGCGGTGGGCGCTGGCATGCTTCTGTCTGGGAAAAAGTTTCCAGGTCAACCATGTACTTATATATATGAATGACATTTTGTATTCAACCTTTATAAAATCCTTACATGTGGGCATTTGACTGCATTTAAGACAATCATTATGGGCATGGGTTGGACCTCAGCATGTGATTCCCATCAAACGCGCCAAGGTCCTTCCTTGGCACAACGCTTGGTTCTTCGCTTTGGGGTCAGGATTACCTTACGTGGCTCCCCAAAGCTGTGTTTccccattctcctcctcctcacccaagGCTGGGCCATCCAAACCCTGATTTCTTCAcccaactcaaaccattcctCCACTCTGAGTTGAAGCTCCCACCCACATCCCCTTGATTTTTGGAGGTGCTGCTCCCCGTGTCCCTGGAGAGGATGAAACTTGGTGTCAGAGGCGATGTGCCTGGACACGTTCCCCTGACGAAACCCCGGCCGTGCCggctctgaggacaggctgagtcACGCGCCGACTCTGCCCACCATGAATAATGTGTTTGCATCCGTGTCTGCAGTGGCTTCCTCTCCCCTCGGTGTCTGCGGGACCCACCTGGGGAGATCCACCGGGAAGGAAACACTCCCGAGGGTCCCTGCCGCTCGGGATTTAGGTGTCCCTGGTGCTGGGAAGAAGGTTACTTTGAAGGCTATGAAATACGCGGTCATTTAATACGTTCCTTTTGCTTCCAGGCATTAGGATGGGTTTTTCAAGCAAATTACAAGGCCGGATTCTGCCACAGTCACACCCCTCCCGGGTGGGGGTCTGGGACACCCCTTGGGGAGGGACGGGAGAGGTGACAGCCCTGACAGGGTGGCTGTAAATGGTGAGAAGGAAACAGGCCAATCCCAGTCCCCAGCCCCGTGCTTCCGACCTCCTACTACGTGTTGTTGGGGCTGAACTTCATGAGTCacctttgggattttttttttttaaagttcctgTACTGCCTTCTGTATTAAtcacgcttttttttttccccttttttctgaCGATGCCACTGCAGACTTGACCATGGACTCTCTGACCCAGGCCCTGACGCTGTTTCTCTCCCCACTTCCCATTTCCAGTAACCCACTTTGCTGAGGTCTCCTCCGATGCCGGTGCCATGCAGCCAGAGCTCCCCGGTTCCCGGTGTGGGGGCACAAGGACGGGGAGTGACAGCCGAATCTGCAACACCCAgaaacctgccacccccccgcccccatcccGGGGCACAGGGACCAACCCCCCGCCCCACCAAAAAATAATTGTAGAGTTACTTTCTTAAGGAAAATCCACATccaatttattttctggctGGTTTTGCCCTGGAGGGCATCCCCCGTGTAACTAGGGCTGGCCGGTTATGTCGTGtcactttgcttttttattccCTCACTCTTGCATCAGCGGTTGCTGGAGCTCGCTGCAGGTTGCACAAGCGAGGCCACTCCTTCCTCTGCCACTTCAGGCGCTAATTTAAAAAGCTGCCGGTTTTGACGGTCCCATTGCATATTCGAGGgacttttatggaagaaaaaaaaaaataagcagtgaGCATCCTCTTGGTAAATGCTGCCTCATCTGGGAGTCCCGGTTCGCAGCTGGAGGCTGCGCTGACCGGGGGGGAGGATGCCCACGGCGCTGCGGCTGGGATGGTGCTGGGCTTCCCTTCAGTGCCAATCGCGTCCTCCTCGCATCCGGAGGGAGTGAACCAACaaactgcagctggagcagagctgacGGTCGGCGAGGAAAGGATCTGCTACCGCACAGCGATGCATCCAACCCTCTGCAGTGCGGCTCTAAAAGCTGCTCTTTGCAACCAGGAGCAAAAATCATTCCCACGTGGAAACATCGGTGACAGCTTCCCTGAGAGGAAAGGCTGTTCCGGCTcgccccctcctctccctgcgTATTACGAACGGAAAGGCAGTCTGAGTTCAGGAGCATCCCCAGCTTTGCCAGGATGGATTTTCTGCAGCGTGTAGCATTAATTTAGGACGCTTTCACgctttccccatcctcctcttACCTTTCCTCCGCATCCCACCGTGCCTGTCCAGGGGCAGCCAAGGGGACGAGCAGCCACCGCCGACCCAAATGCAAGCACCTTGGCCTGGCCCAGCACCACAGAGGGGGGCCCAGTGGTGGCAAACACTCCTGCAGCCCGTGGCAGCCTCCAGCCAAGCATGCCCAAACATATTCTCCAGCTGCTCAGGCCGGTGGGAAGCTGCTGGTCCAGCCGAGAAATGCACGGGTGTTTTGCACACCAGGGGTCCTGCTCagcccccccaacacccccaggcTCCAGGGGCCTTCGAGGATGCCTGGCACTCCCAAGGGACCTCTTTAACTTGGTCTTTGTCACTTGGAAGTGTGCTGTCACGTTCTGGTACCCCACAGGAGTACGTTGTGTTTGCAACCTTGCTGCCCAAGTCACGATGCCCACGGTGCCGGGGCAGCTTATGCCGTGCTGAGAGGGTGCTGCAGAAATCGGCCCCCTGTGCACTGGGGCAAGCTGACCCCGAGGGCATCAGCTCTCACGCCATGGGGCAGGGTCAGACCCACTTCccaggtgctccagccttgcAGTTCAaccctggcaggagctgctctgggttCAGACCTTTCCAGCCTGTGGACTTGGGTGGGTTTTCCAGATAAGCCACAGATCCCTCCGAATCCTCCCCGCAGGTTCCTGCAGGACATGCACAGACTTGTTCCTCCTCATCATCCTGCCCGGTGCAGGACTCAGACCAGCAGATCCTTCCCCAAACGCTTTTCTCTGGCCACAGTGGGTGCCGGGGGGGTTCAGCTGGCGGAGCAGAGCCAGGCCTGGAGGAGAAAATCtggcaggagaggctggggtGGCCTGTGCTGcccaggacagggctggggaccAGCGGAGCATCATCCTGGGGCTCTGAGGTGGGCACCCCCGAGAGGAAGAGAGAGTTCCCCCTTCCTTAATCCATTATCCCCCTTTCCCTCTGGAATCCTCTGCAGTTGTGATCCGGTGGGCAGGAAAGCTTGGGTGGGATGTggagcaccccccccccccaatccagGCAGCCGAAGCACCGCTGCCTAAGGTCCCTGCATGTCCCcatggggagggggcaccccTGTACCCCTgatgggggggtccctgcaTCCCCTAGGAAGGGGGTCCCTGTACCCCCTGATGGGGGGGACTTGTATACCCTAACAGTgggctccctgcaccccctAGGAACgggctccctgcaccccctgATGGGGGGCCCCTGGGGGGGTTCCCTGCGCTCCCCTAGGATGGAGGACCCCGCACCCGGTGACCGAGGTCCCGGCACACCCCGTCCCCGCGGGGACCGCGCGCACCCCCGGGACCGGGGACCGTGATGGGTCGGGGGACACAGGACGGAGGCAGCTGCCCCggggggccgggccgagcccggggcggggcgggagggaaATCCCGGGCGACGCGGAgaggccccgccccgccccggtATAAAACGCGGCGAGACGCGACGGGCACCGGCCGCCGGGAGACGCGACGCGACGGTGAGTGCGGCAGCGCTGGGGTGGCcccgcgggggcggccggggggtccggcccttcccttccctgcccgggggcggggggggagcgggagtggggggggaagcGCCGCACCAGGAGCGGGCGGCGGCTTCGCCCCGGTGGTCGCGTCCCCAGCGCGGGGGAGGGAGCGGCGCCGCTCCCggtggcggggctgggggcggctgGCCCCGGGGGGTGGGCGCTGGGGGAGCCCCCCGGGCGGGCGCGGAGCCCCGGAGCCCCGGTCTGGGCTGCGCTCGccccccggcggcggcggcggggcgcggtgcggggcgcggcgcggccgggcagccccgccgcgGAGCATCCCTGCGTGTCCGCCGTCCCGCGGGGCTTGGCGGGGGCGGCCGCTCGGCGGTTGGGAGCCGGACACCACCCtgcgctccccccccccagggctccgGATTAACCCCGGCGGCTGAAGAGCCCCACGGGTTCATCGGTGTCATGAGCGGGGTGTTCTCTGCACCTTCCCCCAGGGAGGCACCTGGTGTGGGGTCACAGCGGCTGCTGGCTCCAGCCGCGCCCGGGTGTGGGTGttcccagcccctcctgctccccaaaagCCTTTCACCAACTGGTGTAACTGGTCCCGGGTGTTGCAGGTgcctgtggggctggtgggggggtgtgtgtccctgGGAGTGCCTTCATCTCCAAGCTGGGTGAGGTTTTAATGCAACCGTGCACCTGCATCGCCTCTTTGCCCTGGTCTTGGGGTTCTCCAGCTGTGTTGCAGGAAGCCTTGAAGCTTTGGAGAGGCTGCTCAAAGCAACGCCAGCCCCACGGGAGGGGACGGTGACCTGGCCCTTGTCCTTCCCTGGCCCCGTTTGGTGGCTCTGGCAATCTGCAATCATGAGTCAGGGCGAAGCTGTTATTTTGGGGTGCGGGGCTCCAGGGTGGCACCTGGGCCACGGCGGTggcctggggatggggagatgGGTGCTTGACACAggtggggagggctggagggTGTCCGGTCAGGGTGTTGAAACATGGCCCCTGCCTGCTACCTGCCAGGGCTTGCCTGGACATGCTGAGACTTGCCTTGCAATGAGGTCACCCTGTTTGTGCGCTCTGACTGCCAGGAGATAGGAAGCTGGATTTCTATTTTTACTCGGGGATGCTCAGTctgggctgggagcggggcaggggcagagagTCGGGGTGGCCCCGGGGACCGGAGGTTCTCCAGCCACCCGCTGGCGGGCCGTGCCGGCACCGTGCCTGGTAATGTGGCACAGACGATCCGGAGGGGCTGAGGGTGCTGAATTTCTGCAGGAATTCTCCCTGCGGGAGGCTGAACACCccatccctggggtggggggtgcaaGCCTGGGGGTCTGTTGTGGTCCCAGATTGGGTGGGCAATGACCAGGCTGGCTTGCATGCAGGGATTTTATTTCtatgaatctttttttaaagcagatttaaCGAGCATGGCTATCCAAGTGGGGTCAAGCCTTAGTTCCGAAAGCCGTCAAATCCCAGAGCgttgtttgctttgctctgaTAACGAGGTTCCTCATAGCCGCGGGTGGCACGGGGATTCATTAGCCTCACACATGTGTAAGGGGGAGGACCGCTTGGAAGGAAAGGCTTTGCCACTTACTGTGAAGGTCAAGGCTTTTGGCACcgatttgaaaaaaaacaaacaaacagggtCTTGTCTCTGGTTACCCAACAGCTTCTTGCAGATAAGGAGGGTGGTTAACAAAGTGGTCGAGCTTGTGGCATGTTCTTGCAGTTGCTTAAAAGGCTTCTTTGCCACCGGACCTGGGTTTTTGAGATGAAGAAACTGGCCAGAAAAACATCCTGTTGCTTCACTTGCCCATGTGCCAACTTGCCTTGTGCCTGTGGAAGCAGGAACGCGGTGGGGTTGTGGATGGAGCCGGTGGCAGCATCAAGGTGCCAGATGCTCTGCCCCGGCAGGGCTTTACCTGCTGGAGGAGGAGTGGGGAACATCAACATTTGCaccttccccatccttctgcatcacaCCAGGCTGTGTTTGACCTCAGTCATGCTCAAGTCCCTGCCCAAGACACCACTAAAATCCCAAATGTCCAAGATGAGTACTGGCAGATGGAGGTCCCCTCTGGGCTGCCTCATTGCAGAGCCCAACGCACCTTGTCCCACCTTGGCTACTGTGCGCGTTGCTCTAGTAGCAACTGTGCTGGCCCTTGGGCTTGCTTGTGGCTTGTCCAACACACCAGTAActtgctctgctttcctcccagcCATCACAATGCCCCTGTCTCagagcagggccaggcaggTGCCATGCAGCAGCAAGGTGTGCAGGAACCTCTTTGGCCCTGTGGACCATCACCAGCTCCAGAATGACTCTGAGAAACTGTTGAAGCAACACCTGGAAGAAGCTCAGCAGCGCTGGAACTTCAACTTTGAGACGGAGACTCCCTTGGAAGGACAATTCAAGTGGGAGAGGGTCTTTCTGGCTGAGCAGCTGCCCCAGGAGGTTCACAACCTGGTCAAGGTCACCAGCAGTGAGAGCAGGAGCTCCTTGGTCCGCAAGGTCTCTCCCAAGGACTGTCTTGGCAGGATTTGCCCCgaggggtctcagcagagcttGGAGGTTTACAGGGCTGGTTCCCCACAGAGCTTGAAACGTGGGCAGACCACCATCAAAGGTGAGTGCTGGAGGCTTGGTGTCACTTCATGCATGCTTGGTGGCATTGCTGGTGTCATAGCTTTCCCAGTAGGGACAGATGGAGGGGACTTAGGATCCAGGCAAGGCTCTTGCACCCAGGCATGGGGATGGGACCACATTATAGCTGAATGTGCCCCAAAATAGTTCATCACCCTCAGTTCCCATGGCCTGAGCCTGTCCTCTAAGATCAAGGGCTGGGGTAGAAGCACAGGTGAGACCAAATAGAAGAGATGGAGACCTACAGGCTCTTCTCTCCAGGAATACACAGCTTTGGGTGGATGACTCTAAAACAGAGTCCACctgggctgggttttggggtcctTCTCTGGGGACACCTCCCTCTTCCTGTCCTACTGCTCCTGATGGGCTGGAGGCACTTTCCAACcctctctttctgcctttcagatTTCTACAGCTCCAAGCGGAAGATTGTCCCTGACAAGCCCAAGCCGTGACCTGGTGGTACTCGGCTCCTCTGCCATCGGGGACAGCTGCTGATGCTGACGTGCCCTGGGGGTGTCCGTGGCTCTTTTCCCCCACTCTGTACTGTGTAAGCTGTCTGTATGAAGCAATGTAGAGTCTGTAGTTCCCTATTTATGAGTAGCTCTGGGGTCCTGAGGGACCTTCCCTGTGTGCAATGTATAGGAGTAGCCTGTGTTGAGGCTTGTAGTCCCATGGAGGAGGACTGAAATGGACCTGGTGGGACTAAAGCAttgccctgcctgcagagaagaaagTGTGTCCTCTGCCCTGTGTTGGTGGGGCCAAGCATCATCCCTGCACCATCCTGCTGTCCAGCTGTGGTCCTTCCCCTGCCTGATGGTCAGCCATGGAGGATGCTTGTGTCCCAGCCACCTGGTGGCACCAGATATCCTCAAGAAAGGGTCACCGGTACAGATTGCAGAGCCCTGGGACAGCCTGGTCCTGAGGACACCCTGGTTGCTGGCCCTCTTCCCAGCAGGATGAACCCAGCGGTGGCCAACCCTCATCCATGCATGGAAGCGGGGTGACGCAGGGGCTGCTCCTTCCCACCGCTGCTTGAGAGAGGAAATGCTGTTCCCTGACAGCCCTTCTTCTGGGTGACTCACCAGTGCTGTCACCTGTCAGACAGGCTGCAGATGGTGACAAACCCGCTGGAGGTCCCCAGTGCTGAGCTTGTTGTGGGACCAATGTTACCGGGGAGGCTTTGGGGTCCCCTGGACTCTGCTGACCCACCCCCCACTTTCTTAccttgttgttggtttgttgtgtGGTGCCGTTTGCTCCCAGGTTCCTGCCTCCTTCAACACTGACACgggctggggagctgcctgctctggctgtggtgggctgctctggggatgGAGTCCTGCTCACCAGCAAGCATGACACCGAAAGAGGAAATTGtagtgcttgcttttttttttcctggactttttctcctttggggctgggggagagagaACCCTCACCTGGCTCTGCAGAGTGAGCAGCTTTGGTTGCCTCTGGGATTGAGGGATGTCCTGGAGTGAAGGCTGCTTGGTCCCAGCGCTGAAGGATGCTCTTGAAGGACTTGACACTGTCAGGTCTTAGCACTTTCATGGGGTtcatctcctgctctgctggatTTGGACTCTGGAAACTGGTGCAAGATGGTCCCAGGCAGAAAAGGGACGGGGTTGACCTCCCTCCTTGCACCACGATGCACTTTGCTGTCGGTGAAGCTGGCAAACTCCCAGcattaaatgtttatttataaacaaTGCTATTAAATCtatggggggggaaggggaaatacCTGTTTGTCTATAAATGTTAGCTCGGAATAAACACTTGTGGTAAGGGACTTGGTGTCTCAGGGCTACTGGTAATAAccgtgctgggagcagggtctggctgTGGGAGGAGGGTGCTCTGGTCTGGGTCCTtgctgggggtttgggggtcgCTCTGGGggtgcagccctgagctgggggttggctgggagcagggggggctgcagcacaaACCCAGCTGTGGGAAGGGGCTGGTGCAGCCCTGGGTGACTCCTCTGCAGCATGAAACACCAAAGCAGGGGTGTGAGGTGGGGGCTAaacctccctgcagcccatgtgTTCAGCTCGACTCCTTTGGGACAGCTCTGTGCTGTGGACCTGGGTGCAGGATTGGTGCTGCCACCATGTCCCCAGCAGAAGCCACTGCCACCTGTGCAGGGTCTCACTGCAGGGACCCCAGGTGACTGTAGGCTCCTCTGCTGCCCATGTCGTTATCCCTTCCCCACCATGACCCCGGTGCTCTGCTCCTAACCCCCAGCGCTCTATCTTGTGGGGCAAGTGGCCATTAGCCATGGGCAACCTGGTCACATCCCCACTCCATCTTTAATGGGGTCCTGGGTGCCTGGGCCAATGAGGGTGACCCATGTTGTGAGACAGGGACATGTAAGAGAAAGTGGtggcactgctgctgaaaacatgCAGTGACAAGTCCCGGGTGGGACTGAgactggagctgctggatgctGGGCTGAGATCCCCTGGGAGCAGAGATGGGGCCTCTGAGGGCTGAGCAAGACTCACCTGTGGACCATGAGCTTGTTACAGTTAATGTCATGAATGACCTGatttgcagaggtgaaaataaaattt
Coding sequences:
- the CDKN1A gene encoding cyclin-dependent kinase inhibitor 1, with the translated sequence MPLSQSRARQVPCSSKVCRNLFGPVDHHQLQNDSEKLLKQHLEEAQQRWNFNFETETPLEGQFKWERVFLAEQLPQEVHNLVKVTSSESRSSLVRKVSPKDCLGRICPEGSQQSLEVYRAGSPQSLKRGQTTIKDFYSSKRKIVPDKPKP